Proteins co-encoded in one Sulfurospirillum arsenophilum NBRC 109478 genomic window:
- a CDS encoding amino acid ABC transporter substrate-binding protein, which translates to MLRSKLAKISLATIAVLSLGSTLSADTLSEVQKQGFVKCGVDGGLPGFSEVGSDGVYKGIDVDQCRAVAAAVLGDAKKVKYIALNAKERLTALQSGEIDMLSRNTTWTETRDTSLGLNFTGVTYYDGQGFMVTKKLGVKSAKELDGASICLQTGTTTELNVADYFRTNKMKYKLVSYDTNDQVLKGYESGRCDVLTSDQSQLYGLRIKLLKPEDSIVLPEVISKEPLGPVVRKGDGRWFDIVRWVSYAMLTAEEAGVTSKNVDAMLKSDNPDIKRLLGVEGQMGENLGLKKDFAYNIIKQVGNYGESFEKTVGEGSPLKIQRGYNALWNQGGLQYAPPFR; encoded by the coding sequence ATGTTACGATCTAAACTCGCTAAAATCTCTTTAGCAACAATTGCTGTTTTGAGCTTAGGCTCAACGCTTAGTGCTGATACACTCAGTGAAGTACAAAAACAAGGTTTTGTTAAATGTGGTGTTGATGGTGGATTACCAGGCTTTTCTGAAGTAGGAAGTGATGGTGTCTATAAAGGCATTGACGTTGACCAATGTCGTGCAGTTGCTGCAGCAGTTCTAGGTGATGCTAAAAAAGTCAAATATATTGCGCTTAATGCAAAAGAGAGACTTACCGCTCTTCAATCAGGTGAGATCGATATGCTCTCACGCAATACAACATGGACAGAAACAAGAGATACTTCTCTTGGTCTAAACTTTACAGGCGTAACGTATTATGATGGTCAAGGCTTTATGGTCACTAAAAAGCTTGGTGTCAAAAGCGCAAAAGAGCTTGATGGCGCTTCTATTTGTCTTCAAACAGGTACAACGACAGAGCTTAACGTAGCCGACTACTTTAGAACCAATAAAATGAAATATAAACTCGTCTCTTACGATACCAATGATCAAGTATTGAAAGGTTATGAGAGTGGCAGATGTGATGTTTTAACGTCAGATCAATCACAACTTTACGGTTTGAGAATCAAATTATTGAAGCCTGAAGATTCTATCGTTCTTCCTGAAGTTATCTCTAAAGAGCCTTTAGGACCAGTCGTTCGTAAAGGTGATGGTAGATGGTTTGATATCGTAAGATGGGTATCTTATGCAATGTTAACCGCAGAAGAAGCGGGAGTGACTAGCAAAAATGTTGATGCAATGCTTAAATCTGACAATCCAGACATCAAACGTCTTTTAGGTGTTGAAGGTCAAATGGGCGAAAACTTAGGTCTTAAAAAAGATTTTGCTTATAACATCATCAAACAAGTTGGTAACTACGGTGAATCATTTGAAAAAACTGTAGGAGAAGGTTCTCCGCTTAAAATTCAAAGAGGTTATAACGCTCTTTGGAATCAAGGTGGATTACAATACGCACCTCCTTTTAGATAG
- a CDS encoding amino acid ABC transporter ATP-binding protein produces MKDRKEIIEIKNLNKWYGDFHVLKDINLTINKGEIIVVCGPSGSGKSTLIRCINYLEQFQEGQIIVDGIELVNDVKKIKAIREEVAMVFQHFNLFPHLTILDNLTLAPVWVRKMPRKEAEAMAMKYLERVGIANQAHKYPNQLSGGQQQRVAIARSLCKNPKIMLFDEPTSALDPEMVAEVLDVMIELAREDKTMVCVTHEMGFAKKVADRIIFMDAGQIVEENTPEEFFQNPESDRLKLFLEQILSH; encoded by the coding sequence ATGAAAGATAGAAAAGAAATCATAGAAATTAAAAACTTAAACAAGTGGTATGGTGATTTCCATGTCTTAAAAGACATCAACCTTACAATCAATAAAGGTGAAATCATTGTTGTCTGTGGACCATCCGGTTCTGGTAAATCAACACTTATTCGTTGTATCAATTATCTTGAGCAATTTCAAGAAGGACAGATTATTGTTGATGGCATCGAGCTTGTCAATGATGTTAAAAAGATAAAAGCAATTCGTGAAGAAGTGGCAATGGTGTTTCAACACTTTAACCTCTTCCCACACTTAACGATCTTAGATAACCTTACCTTAGCGCCTGTTTGGGTTAGAAAAATGCCGCGTAAAGAAGCTGAAGCCATGGCTATGAAGTATTTGGAGCGTGTAGGCATTGCCAATCAAGCACACAAATACCCTAATCAACTCTCAGGCGGACAACAACAACGTGTGGCAATAGCACGTAGTTTGTGTAAAAACCCTAAGATTATGCTCTTTGATGAACCAACTTCTGCACTTGACCCTGAAATGGTTGCCGAAGTTTTGGATGTTATGATAGAATTAGCACGCGAAGATAAAACAATGGTGTGTGTTACCCACGAAATGGGCTTTGCGAAAAAGGTAGCCGATAGGATTATCTTTATGGATGCAGGGCAAATTGTCGAAGAAAACACACCTGAAGAGTTTTTCCAAAATCCTGAGTCAGATCGTCTTAAACTCTTTTTGGAGCAAATCTTATCGCACTGA
- the ilvA gene encoding threonine ammonia-lyase, giving the protein MIALSEIVKAKRQLGNVVTKTPCSLAPHLSEEVGAQVFLKKENLQITGAYKLRGAYNKIASLTKEERSKGVIAASAGNHAQGVAYSARSFGINATIIMPEATPLLKVTGTKALGAEVILSGDNYDEAYAYALTYAKEHSLTFIHPFEDDVVIAGQGTVALEMIDEINDLDIIVVPIGGGGLISGMASAIKQIDPKIKVIGVNASGAPAMYESFYAKKAINSKSVRTIADGIAVRDVSESNLAHILECVDEVVTVDDEEIAAAILFLLERQKLVVEGGGAASVAAIMHQKFAFTKDMKIGAVLSGGNIDVQMLSIIIEKGLIKSHRKMKLVITLIDKPGSLMRLTDLFKNANANIIQIDYDRFSTKLSYGDAQITIMLETKGVEHQEAIRVVLKEAGYLFKEEV; this is encoded by the coding sequence ATGATAGCGCTTAGTGAAATAGTAAAAGCAAAACGACAACTCGGAAATGTTGTCACTAAAACACCTTGCTCACTTGCTCCACATTTGAGTGAAGAAGTAGGTGCACAAGTTTTTCTTAAAAAAGAAAATCTTCAAATAACAGGTGCCTATAAACTTAGAGGTGCTTACAATAAAATTGCTTCTCTTACCAAAGAAGAGCGCTCCAAAGGTGTTATTGCAGCAAGTGCTGGTAACCATGCACAAGGTGTGGCGTACTCTGCACGTAGTTTTGGTATCAATGCAACGATCATTATGCCAGAAGCTACACCTCTTTTAAAAGTGACAGGTACAAAAGCACTTGGCGCTGAAGTAATTTTAAGTGGCGATAATTACGATGAAGCCTATGCGTATGCGCTCACTTATGCCAAAGAACACAGTTTGACGTTCATTCATCCGTTTGAAGATGATGTCGTCATTGCAGGGCAGGGAACGGTTGCATTAGAGATGATTGATGAGATCAATGATCTTGACATTATCGTCGTTCCAATCGGTGGAGGAGGGCTCATCAGCGGTATGGCTTCTGCTATTAAACAGATTGATCCTAAAATTAAAGTCATTGGTGTCAATGCTTCTGGCGCTCCTGCTATGTATGAGTCATTTTATGCTAAAAAAGCGATCAATTCTAAAAGTGTTCGAACCATCGCTGATGGTATTGCTGTACGCGATGTGAGCGAGTCTAACTTAGCACATATTTTAGAATGTGTGGATGAAGTAGTGACCGTGGACGATGAAGAGATAGCTGCAGCGATTTTGTTTTTACTTGAGCGTCAAAAACTGGTCGTTGAAGGTGGCGGTGCGGCAAGTGTTGCAGCCATTATGCATCAAAAATTTGCCTTTACCAAAGATATGAAAATAGGCGCGGTTTTAAGTGGTGGAAATATTGATGTGCAAATGCTTTCCATCATTATCGAAAAAGGTTTGATCAAATCACATCGTAAAATGAAGTTGGTCATCACACTTATTGATAAACCGGGCTCACTGATGCGTCTGACAGATCTGTTTAAAAATGCTAACGCCAACATTATTCAAATTGACTATGACCGTTTTTCAACCAAGCTCTCGTATGGTGATGCGCAAATTACCATTATGCTGGAAACCAAAGGTGTTGAACATCAAGAGGCGATTCGTGTAGTTTTAAAAGAAGCGGGATATCTGTTTAAAGAAGAAGTATAA
- a CDS encoding methyl-accepting chemotaxis protein, with product MFLNQVKIKTKGWFLAIGTLCGFMANIILVSFLITGTERLILIAGSVCGMIFFFIFTRVMVVSMTNSIDALSIITLDLAKGSGDLTKRIQINSKDEIADLSENINQFIEKIHVTVETSTQTSTQSAQMAHQFSAISNEVDKRMAEERDFVKQTKDLGDTMKITLEENTLNATQTSQNILNASQTLNTTAQEIKILVANIQQASEVESHTSERLQQLSNDANQVKSVLTVISDIADQTNLLALNAAIEAARAGEHGRGFAVVADEVRNLAERTQKSLTEINATINVIVQNIMDASGQMSENYKFIEQMATNSQEVELKISNTEAVIKEASDASLMASEVSQELSKNTATMIKNIGQIYESSMQNSSDVKNLNTSSHQLLELSETLASKLALFKI from the coding sequence ATGTTTCTTAATCAAGTCAAGATTAAAACAAAAGGTTGGTTTCTAGCAATTGGAACCTTGTGTGGGTTTATGGCAAATATTATTTTAGTGTCATTTCTGATCACAGGGACAGAGCGACTCATCCTGATTGCAGGGTCCGTTTGTGGAATGATCTTTTTCTTCATTTTTACACGTGTCATGGTGGTGAGTATGACAAACTCAATTGATGCTCTTTCAATCATAACGCTTGATCTTGCAAAAGGTAGTGGTGATCTTACAAAGCGCATTCAAATTAACTCAAAAGATGAGATTGCTGATTTATCAGAAAACATCAATCAATTCATTGAAAAAATTCATGTAACTGTTGAAACATCAACCCAAACATCAACCCAAAGTGCACAAATGGCACATCAATTTTCAGCGATTTCCAATGAAGTAGACAAGCGTATGGCTGAAGAGCGCGATTTTGTAAAACAGACAAAAGATTTGGGCGATACAATGAAAATAACGTTGGAAGAAAATACGCTCAATGCAACGCAGACCAGTCAAAATATTTTAAATGCATCCCAAACACTCAATACTACGGCACAAGAGATCAAAATTTTGGTTGCCAATATTCAACAAGCTTCTGAAGTAGAATCCCATACGTCAGAGCGTTTACAACAACTAAGCAATGACGCTAATCAAGTCAAAAGTGTCCTTACTGTCATCTCTGACATTGCCGACCAGACAAATCTTTTAGCACTTAATGCGGCCATTGAAGCAGCACGTGCAGGAGAACATGGTCGTGGTTTCGCCGTCGTTGCCGATGAAGTCAGAAACTTGGCTGAGAGAACTCAAAAAAGCCTAACAGAAATTAATGCAACAATTAACGTCATTGTTCAAAATATTATGGATGCTAGTGGGCAAATGAGTGAAAATTATAAATTTATTGAGCAGATGGCAACCAATTCACAAGAGGTAGAACTTAAAATCAGCAATACTGAAGCGGTCATCAAAGAAGCTTCCGATGCGTCTTTGATGGCTTCTGAAGTTTCGCAAGAACTTTCAAAAAATACAGCAACCATGATTAAAAATATCGGACAAATTTACGAGTCTTCGATGCAAAACAGTAGTGATGTTAAAAATCTTAATACATCATCACACCAGCTCTTAGAGCTTTCTGAGACATTGGCATCAAAGCTTGCACTCTTTAAAATCTAA
- the trmA gene encoding tRNA (uridine(54)-C5)-methyltransferase TrmA has protein sequence MECSYFGKCGSCTLYTLDYSAQVEHKKAHMNTLFEPLHVKAFDYFQTPSEHYRGRSEFRIWKEGDTLSYAMGSVDKKGAICIDVCPKVEMKIYTLMPQLLKQIESSPLLREKIFAVEFLASSEHLLVTLIYHKPLGVEWDNEAKMLEQAFGVFVIGRSRGIKRILTQDFVEDRFDIAGKTYRYHIIEGGFSQPNRLMNQKMISWVLSHLENCEDLLELYCGYGNFTIPMSQKFQKVLATEISKTSIKSALQNCELNDVNNIAFLRMSAEELTSALKKEREYNRLAGINLEDYTFSHVFVDPPRSGMDEASLEFISQFENIIYISCNPETLKRDLDVLTKKYAISQFALFDQFPNTEHLESGVILKRI, from the coding sequence ATGGAGTGTTCGTATTTTGGGAAATGTGGTAGTTGTACGCTTTATACATTGGATTATTCGGCGCAAGTTGAGCATAAAAAAGCACACATGAACACTTTGTTTGAACCTTTACATGTAAAAGCATTTGACTACTTCCAAACGCCCTCAGAACACTACCGTGGACGTTCTGAATTTCGCATTTGGAAAGAGGGCGATACACTCAGTTATGCCATGGGTTCAGTCGATAAAAAAGGTGCTATTTGTATTGATGTTTGTCCTAAAGTTGAGATGAAAATATACACTTTGATGCCACAGCTTTTAAAGCAGATTGAAAGTTCTCCATTGCTTCGTGAAAAGATTTTTGCGGTTGAGTTTCTTGCCTCATCAGAGCATCTTTTAGTGACACTTATTTACCATAAGCCTCTAGGTGTAGAGTGGGATAACGAGGCTAAAATGTTGGAGCAAGCGTTTGGCGTTTTTGTCATTGGTCGCAGTCGCGGCATCAAGCGTATACTTACGCAAGATTTTGTAGAGGATCGTTTTGATATCGCAGGTAAAACCTATCGTTACCACATCATTGAGGGAGGCTTTTCCCAACCCAATCGTTTGATGAATCAGAAGATGATTAGCTGGGTTTTAAGTCATCTTGAAAACTGTGAGGATTTGTTGGAGCTTTACTGCGGTTATGGAAATTTCACCATTCCTATGTCTCAAAAATTTCAAAAAGTTTTAGCAACCGAGATTTCTAAAACTTCCATCAAATCAGCGCTTCAAAACTGTGAGCTCAATGATGTCAACAACATAGCATTTTTACGTATGAGTGCAGAAGAATTAACCTCTGCACTTAAAAAAGAACGTGAATACAACCGCTTGGCGGGCATAAATTTGGAAGACTATACCTTTAGCCATGTCTTTGTGGATCCACCACGTTCGGGCATGGATGAAGCGAGCTTAGAGTTTATCTCTCAGTTTGAGAACATCATTTACATCTCGTGTAACCCTGAGACCTTGAAACGCGATCTTGATGTCTTGACAAAGAAATACGCCATCTCTCAATTTGCTCTATTCGATCAATTCCCAAATACCGAACATTTGGAGTCTGGCGTCATTTTAAAACGTATCTAA
- a CDS encoding amino acid ABC transporter permease → MAIYNKINERKAPSSTKGLTFWLRENLFSTPLNVALTLLGAMILFWIIPPFVKWAYINANFVGSTREDCVSGGACWVFIRMKIDMFMYGFYPSQLRWRINTVYALFFVLVVAFKYLKSPFVKIALAHVYFIAGFFLVYGGFFGMEAVPTDKWGGLMLTIMVAAVGIVAAFPLGVLLAFGRASHLPIIKSISVTYIEFIRGVPLITILFMSSIILPLFFPEGMSFDKLLRALIGIALFESAYIAENIRGGLQSIPKGQFEAADAIGLSYWQKMFLVILPQALKVAIPNLVGVSIALFQDTTLVLIIGLFDLLAMVRLSAADSYWLGYETEGYVFVTFIFWFFCYSMSNFSQKLEKRFNTNLR, encoded by the coding sequence ATGGCAATTTATAACAAAATCAATGAACGAAAAGCTCCTTCAAGTACAAAAGGATTGACATTTTGGCTGAGAGAAAACCTCTTTTCAACGCCACTCAATGTCGCCTTAACACTCTTGGGTGCCATGATCCTTTTTTGGATTATTCCTCCTTTTGTCAAATGGGCATACATCAATGCGAATTTTGTAGGATCAACACGTGAAGATTGTGTCAGTGGAGGTGCATGTTGGGTCTTTATACGTATGAAAATCGATATGTTTATGTACGGTTTTTATCCTTCACAGCTTAGGTGGAGAATCAATACGGTTTATGCACTCTTTTTTGTTTTGGTTGTAGCGTTTAAATACCTTAAAAGCCCGTTCGTAAAGATCGCCTTAGCGCATGTCTATTTTATTGCTGGTTTTTTCTTAGTCTATGGTGGTTTTTTTGGAATGGAAGCAGTGCCTACTGATAAATGGGGTGGCTTAATGCTTACCATTATGGTAGCAGCTGTTGGTATTGTCGCGGCATTCCCATTGGGTGTTCTTTTAGCATTCGGTCGTGCTTCACACTTGCCTATTATTAAAAGTATCAGTGTGACTTACATTGAGTTTATTCGTGGTGTTCCACTTATTACGATTCTCTTTATGTCATCTATTATTTTGCCACTCTTCTTCCCTGAGGGTATGTCTTTTGATAAGTTGCTACGTGCTCTTATTGGTATTGCACTGTTTGAATCAGCGTATATCGCTGAGAACATTCGTGGTGGACTTCAGTCCATTCCAAAAGGTCAATTTGAAGCAGCTGATGCCATTGGACTTTCTTACTGGCAGAAAATGTTTTTGGTCATTTTACCGCAAGCGCTAAAAGTGGCTATTCCTAACCTTGTGGGTGTTTCCATTGCCCTCTTCCAAGATACAACACTTGTACTTATTATTGGACTCTTTGACCTACTTGCAATGGTACGTTTGAGTGCAGCTGATTCGTATTGGTTGGGTTATGAGACAGAAGGCTATGTGTTTGTTACCTTTATCTTTTGGTTCTTTTGTTACTCGATGTCTAACTTTAGCCAAAAGCTTGAAAAACGCTTTAATACCAATTTGAGATAG
- a CDS encoding B12-binding domain-containing radical SAM protein: MKEILLTTFNARYAHTSIAQRYLFANLEELQGRAKILEFVINSQVVDAAEEILSYQPKIVGIGAYIWNALEVQELITILKKVAPQIFIILGGPEASHFPHRVDFSGADYIIQGEGDIAFYELCKTLLEGQLPTERVIKAPMVNINAIKLPYDYYTDDDIKNRYCYVEASRGCPFTCEFCLSSIDKRVRDIEITRFIGELEKLWQRGVRNFKFIDRTFNLSIENATKLLDFFLSKTEEYFVHFEVIPDHFPVVLREKIAQFSPAALQLEVGIQTLDPEISKNIHRRLNIAKIEENLAFLQNETHAHLHVDLIIGLPGESLEGFGRNLDKLYSLTQCEIQIGILKKLSGTTISRHDEIYGMVYSNKPPYDILQNNLISFKEMQKMKRFARFWDMVYNSGNFKKCATLLWSEGKVYEGFYAFSEWLYAQTKSTWQISLDRLAELIFRYLCEVMRYEEDHIKTILIEDIMTVRGRKMPSFLRENYMPHEEQKEGTLKLNKRQLKHATV, encoded by the coding sequence ATGAAAGAAATTCTCTTAACAACCTTTAATGCACGTTATGCACACACTTCTATTGCTCAGCGCTATCTCTTTGCCAATCTTGAAGAGCTTCAAGGCAGAGCAAAAATTTTGGAATTTGTCATAAACTCTCAAGTCGTAGATGCAGCAGAAGAGATACTTAGTTACCAACCTAAAATCGTAGGCATTGGAGCGTACATTTGGAACGCTTTGGAAGTGCAAGAGCTTATAACCATCCTCAAAAAAGTAGCCCCTCAAATTTTTATCATACTTGGCGGTCCTGAAGCGAGTCATTTTCCACATCGTGTGGATTTTAGTGGAGCGGATTACATCATTCAAGGGGAGGGTGACATCGCCTTTTATGAGCTTTGTAAAACGCTCTTAGAAGGTCAACTACCAACCGAACGGGTCATAAAAGCGCCAATGGTTAACATTAATGCTATTAAACTCCCTTATGATTATTACACAGACGATGACATCAAGAACCGTTACTGCTACGTTGAAGCCAGTCGAGGATGCCCTTTTACGTGTGAATTTTGCCTCTCATCCATTGACAAACGTGTACGCGACATTGAGATAACACGTTTTATAGGAGAACTAGAAAAGCTGTGGCAGAGAGGAGTTCGTAATTTTAAGTTTATAGATCGTACGTTTAATCTTAGCATTGAAAATGCAACGAAGCTTTTAGATTTTTTCCTCTCTAAAACAGAAGAGTATTTCGTCCATTTTGAAGTCATCCCTGACCACTTTCCGGTAGTGCTTCGAGAAAAGATAGCGCAGTTCTCGCCCGCAGCATTGCAACTGGAAGTCGGCATTCAAACACTTGATCCTGAGATCTCAAAAAACATTCACAGGCGGCTCAATATTGCTAAGATCGAAGAGAATCTTGCCTTTTTGCAAAATGAAACCCATGCGCATTTACATGTAGATTTGATTATTGGTTTGCCAGGGGAGAGCTTAGAGGGATTTGGACGTAACTTGGACAAGCTCTATTCTCTGACACAGTGCGAAATTCAAATTGGAATCTTAAAAAAACTCTCTGGTACAACCATCTCTCGCCACGATGAGATTTATGGCATGGTGTACTCGAACAAGCCTCCTTATGACATCTTACAAAACAATTTGATCAGTTTTAAAGAGATGCAAAAAATGAAACGCTTTGCTCGTTTTTGGGATATGGTCTATAACAGTGGCAATTTTAAAAAATGTGCAACACTCTTGTGGAGCGAGGGCAAAGTCTATGAAGGCTTTTACGCCTTTAGTGAATGGCTTTATGCGCAAACGAAATCAACATGGCAAATTTCACTGGATCGTTTAGCTGAGTTGATTTTTCGTTACCTTTGTGAAGTTATGCGGTATGAAGAAGATCATATCAAAACGATACTTATAGAAGATATCATGACCGTTCGAGGACGTAAAATGCCTTCGTTTTTGCGCGAAAATTACATGCCACATGAAGAACAAAAAGAGGGAACTCTCAAGCTCAATAAACGTCAGTTAAAACATGCCACAGTATAA
- a CDS encoding CoA-binding protein, which translates to MECDISNISMPGDAGIKDIFSMCKSIAIIGLSPDPTKDSHKVARYLQECGFKIYPIYPKEETILGEKVYRSLLDIPEPVDMVDMFRKPEIADSLIEEILKKGDVKVFWLQLGIVNNQACAKAQEHGIIAVQNRCTKVEYERLMK; encoded by the coding sequence ATGGAATGCGACATTTCAAATATTAGCATGCCTGGTGATGCAGGCATAAAAGACATTTTTTCGATGTGTAAGAGTATTGCCATTATTGGGTTATCTCCTGATCCAACCAAAGATAGCCATAAAGTGGCACGCTACTTGCAAGAATGTGGGTTTAAAATCTATCCGATCTATCCTAAAGAAGAGACGATTTTAGGTGAAAAAGTTTACCGTAGCCTTTTGGATATTCCTGAACCTGTTGATATGGTAGATATGTTTCGAAAGCCTGAAATTGCTGATAGTTTGATCGAAGAAATTTTAAAAAAAGGTGATGTAAAAGTCTTTTGGTTGCAACTGGGCATCGTCAATAATCAAGCCTGTGCAAAAGCACAAGAACACGGCATTATAGCTGTACAAAATCGATGTACCAAAGTAGAATATGAAAGGTTAATGAAATAA
- a CDS encoding amino acid ABC transporter permease, which produces MLALLRNQKIRGILFQLLTVIGLVAFLWYIGANTVANIEQRGIQTGFGFLNGTAGFGIDQSPISYTEEDTHGRVFIVGLLNTLIIAFVGIILATIVGLIIGILRLSKNWLIAKLAKAYIDFFRNIPLLLQILFWYNVVLRAMPSPKQSYSFFDTIFINNRGLYFPLPEYNATFFTMLASLFLALFASIALNMWANRRKETTGEDFTVLPFVLGMFILFPILAYFLGGAHLNFSFPELRGFNFKGGKTLSPEFLALTFALTIYTATFIAEAVRSGIEAVSHGQKEAASSMGFSPYQSLKLVVLPQAIRIAIPPIINQYLNLIKNSSLATAVGYPEIVTVFAGTSLNQVGQAIEIISMTMLVYLVISLVVSAILNWFNHKMKIKER; this is translated from the coding sequence ATGTTAGCACTTTTGAGAAATCAAAAGATTAGAGGAATTCTTTTCCAATTATTGACCGTTATCGGCTTAGTTGCTTTTTTGTGGTATATTGGAGCCAATACTGTTGCCAATATAGAACAAAGAGGTATTCAAACTGGCTTTGGCTTTTTAAATGGAACAGCAGGCTTTGGCATTGATCAATCCCCTATTTCTTATACTGAAGAAGATACCCATGGACGCGTTTTCATAGTAGGACTTCTCAATACTCTTATCATTGCTTTTGTAGGTATTATATTAGCAACGATTGTAGGACTTATTATAGGTATTTTAAGGCTTTCAAAAAACTGGCTCATTGCTAAATTGGCGAAAGCGTATATCGATTTCTTTAGAAATATACCGCTTCTACTTCAAATACTCTTTTGGTATAACGTGGTACTTCGTGCCATGCCAAGTCCGAAACAGAGTTATAGTTTTTTTGATACTATTTTTATCAACAATCGCGGTCTTTACTTTCCGTTACCTGAGTACAATGCAACCTTTTTTACGATGCTTGCAAGCCTTTTCCTCGCACTTTTTGCTTCTATTGCTCTCAATATGTGGGCGAATAGACGTAAAGAAACAACAGGAGAAGATTTTACAGTGCTTCCATTTGTTTTGGGAATGTTTATTCTCTTCCCGATACTGGCTTATTTTCTAGGTGGAGCACACCTTAACTTTAGTTTCCCAGAGCTTAGAGGTTTTAACTTTAAAGGGGGCAAAACACTTTCCCCTGAGTTTTTAGCACTTACCTTTGCTCTAACGATTTATACGGCTACATTTATTGCTGAAGCGGTGCGTTCGGGCATTGAAGCAGTGAGTCATGGTCAAAAAGAAGCTGCTTCTTCTATGGGCTTTAGTCCGTATCAATCTTTAAAATTGGTTGTTTTACCCCAAGCTATTCGTATAGCAATTCCTCCGATTATTAATCAATATCTTAATCTCATTAAAAACTCTTCACTTGCTACGGCTGTTGGGTATCCTGAGATTGTTACGGTCTTTGCTGGAACCTCACTTAACCAAGTAGGTCAAGCCATTGAGATTATCTCTATGACAATGCTCGTTTATCTCGTCATCAGTTTAGTAGTATCCGCTATACTCAACTGGTTTAACCATAAAATGAAGATTAAGGAGCGTTAA